In a single window of the Bufo bufo chromosome 5, aBufBuf1.1, whole genome shotgun sequence genome:
- the LOC121002403 gene encoding uncharacterized protein LOC121002403 codes for MDSDFRASEKMCPGETFTRHCTKSLFFREQLNGEKVRRDWLCYSPKTGKVFCALCKLFSKDETTHLTSTGYSDWRHATRDLSRHENSASHGKAIEALIRRKTSGQRIDKDLVNQFENQKKYWHKILCRILSVIMLLSSRGLSFRGSNEVIGSVHNGNYLGCLELLAEYDPFLSEHIQKHGNKGRGHISYLSSTICDEFIELIGQQLLQQIVNEMKQAKYYSISVDSTPDIAHSDQLTIIFRYVLASGPVERFTKFIPISGHTGMELANTVLQFLEEKGISIKDCRGQSYDNASNMSGKYNGMQALIREKNPLAEYIPCCAHSLNLVGQNAVNSCPVAVSFFNFVQQLYCFFSASTYRWNLLTNRFKTCGIPTLKRLADTRWSAHHDAVNALQKGYTTIKEVLANILNDENTKGEVCLQAKGLSSVMDQLETGIMIEIWSVILPRFHRTSQSLQDGKLDLHTATGMLNSLKDFVQSLRSKFSEFEQQGKDITCCDEYQLQRGRKIKRNKKWDYGDAEDAGADMTPSEKFKVNTFYLIIDQLTESLRHRQAAYSVIQERFGLLLEMCTLATDGLCSKARTLVTQYPEDLDPLFADEIVQFASLFKIYQSSSAKKVINESQELQMYKFLVTQSLVGAFPNTHVTLRMYLCLMVSNCSGERSFSTLKRVKNELRSSMGQERLNALSLLCIENGLLNELNLDTTIEEFASKKARKANV; via the coding sequence ATGGACAGCGATTTTCGTGCCTCAGAAAAGATGTGTCCAGGTGAAACTTTTACAAGGCACTGTACAAAATCTTTGTTTTTCCGAGAACAGTTGAATGGCGAAAAAGTTAGGCGTGACTGGCTGTGTTATTCTCCGAAAACTGGCAAGGTTTTTTGTGCTCTTTGCAAACTCTTTTCGAAAGACGAAACAACACATTTGACTTCAACTGGTTATTCAGATTGGCGACATGCCACAAGAGATTTAAGCAGGCATGAAAATAGTGCTTCTCATGGAAAAGCAATTGAAGCCCTTATCAGGAGAAAAACTTCTGGACAACGCATAGACAAAGATCTTGTCAACCAGTTTGAGAATCAGAAAAAATATTGGCACAAAATACTTTGCCGTATCCTGAGCGTTATAATGCTCCTTTCATCACGAGGTCTGTCTTTTCGAGGAAGTAATGAAGTTATTGGCTCAGTACACAACGGGAATTATTTGGGCTGTCTTGAGCTGTTAGCGGAATATGATCCATTCCTTTCGGAACATATTCAAAAGCATGGCAACAAGGGAAGAGGTCACATATCGTACCTGTCATCAACAATATGTGATGAGTTTATTGAGTTGATTGGTCAGCAATTGCTACAGCAGATTGTAAATGAAATGAAACAAGCCAAATATTATTCAATTTCTGTTGATTCCACCCCTGACATTGCACATTCTGATCAACTGACCATTATATTTCGATATGTACTTGCCAGTGGTCCAGTGGAGCGTTTTACTAAATTTATCCCAATATCTGGACATACTGGTATGGAACTAGCAAACACGGTTCTTCAATTTCTGGAAGAAAAGGGTATTTCCATCAAAGACTGCAGGGGCCAGTCATATGATAATGCATCGAATATGAGTGGCAAATATAATGGTATGCAGGCCTTAATTCGGGAAAAAAATCCACTGGCTGAATACATTCCTTGTTGTGCACATTCACTAAACCTTGTAGGACAAAATGCAGTAAACAGCTGTCCAGTTGCAGTTTCATTCTTTAATTTTGTTCAGcaattatattgttttttttctgcATCAACTTATCGGTGGAATCTTCTAACAAACCGTTTCAAAACATGTGGTATACCAACATTAAAAAGGTTAGCTGATACGCGTTGGTCTGCTCATCATGATGCTGTGAATGCCTTACAAAAAGGGTATACTACTATCAAAGAAGTccttgcaaatattttgaatgaTGAGAACACAAAGGGAGAGGTCTGTTTACAAGCAAAGGGCCTAAGCAGTGTTATGGATCAGCTGGAAACAGGAATAATGATTGAAATATGGTCTGTAATTTTACCCAGGTTTCACAGAACCAGTCAGAGTCTCCAAGATGGAAAATTAGACTTGCATACAGCAACAGGCATGCTGAACTCTCTGAAGGATTTTGTTCAGTCTCTGCGTTCTAAATTCTCTGAATTTGAACAGCAGGGCAAAGATATTACCTGCTGTGATGAGTACCAGCTACAACGTGGGAGGAAAATTAAAAGAAATAAGAAGTGGGACTATGGTGATGCAGAAGATGCTGGTGCTGATATGACACCatctgaaaagtttaaagtgaaCACCTTTTATCTTATTATTGACCAACTGACAGAATCACTGAGGCACAGACAAGCAGCATACAGCGTCATTCAGGAAAGATTTGGCTTGCTGTTAGAAATGTGCACTCTAGCAACAGATGGTCTATGCTCCAAAGCCAGAACACTAGTGACACAATATCCTGAAGATCTTGACCCCTTGTTTGCAGATGAAATTGTACAGTTTGCCTCTCTTTTCAAAATTTACCAGTCTTCCTCTGCAAAAAAAGTCATTAATGAAAGTCAAGAACTACAAATGTACAAGTTTCTGGTCACACAATCCCTAGTCGGTGCATTTCCAAACACACATGTGACCCTCCGCATGTATTTGTGTTTAATGGTCAGCAACTGCAGTGGTGAGCGTTCGTTTTCAACATTAAAACGTGTGAAAAATGAACTGAGATCTTCAATGGGTCAGGAGCGTTTAAATGCACTCTCTCTGTTATGCATTGAAAATGGGTTGCTGAATGAGCTGAATCTTGATACTACAATTGAAGAATTTGCAAGCAAGAAGGCAAGAAAAGCAAATGTGTAG
- the HEY1 gene encoding hairy/enhancer-of-split related with YRPW motif protein 1, producing MKRTHDYSSSDSELDENIEVEKESADENGNLSSPPGSMSPSTTSQILARKRRRGIIEKRRRDRINNSLSELRRLVPSAFEKQGSAKLEKAEILQMTVDHLKMLHTAGGKGYFDAHALAMDYRSLGFRECLAEVARYLSIIEGLDNADPLRVRLVSHLNNYASQREAANSAHTSIGHIPWGGAFGHHPHLSHPLLLAQTPHTNASSTTSLTEAHHQSRLPGSPHADSTTLRVPSTSVLPVVAPSKLSPPLLSSMASLSAFPFSFGSFHLLSPNALSPTAPVPTGKPYRPWGTEIGAF from the exons ATGAAGAGGACACACGACTACAGCTCCTCGGACAGCGAGCTGGACGAGAACATCGAGGTGGAGAAGGAGAGCGCGGACGAGAATGG gaATCTGAGTTCGCCTCCTGGTTCTATGTCTCCGTCCACAACTTCCCAGATCTTAGCAAGGAAGAGGCGCAGAGGG ATCATTGAGAAGCGCCGGCGGGACAGGATTAATAACAGCTTGTCTGAGCTGCGGAGACTGGTTCCCAGCGCGTTTGAGAAACAG GGTTCGGCCAAATTGGAAAAAGCTGAGATTCTTCAGATGACGGTGGATCATCTTAAGATGCTGCACACTGCAGGGGGCAAAG gctactttgatGCCCATGCCCTTGCAATGGACTACCGCAGCCTGGGTTTCAGAGAATGTCTCGCTGAGGTTGCCCGCTATCTGAGTATCATTGAAGGACTGGACAATGCTGACCCTCTCCGAGTACGACTGGTTTCTCATCTCAACAACTATGCCTCCCAGAGAGAAGCTGCCAACAGTGCCCACACCAGCATCGGACACATACCATGGGGAGGCGCCTTTGGGCACCATCCTCATCTCTCCCACCCCTTACTCCTGGCACAGACTCCGCACACAAACGCAAGCAGCACAACGTCTTTGACAGAAGCCCACCACCAGAGCAGACTTCCAGGGTCACCGCACGCCGACTCCACCACTCTACGGGTTCCCTCTACGTCAGTTCTTCCAGTGGTGGCTCCTTCAAAactctctcctcctctgctcTCCTCCATGGCGTCCCTCTCGGCATTCCCGTTTTCTTTCGGATCCTTCCACTTATTGTCTCCAAATGCACTGAGCCCAACGGCGCCGGTCCCTACGGGAAAACCCTACAGACCCTGGGGCACGGAGATTGGAGCCTTTTAG